GCATAAAGATTCTCATCTTATTTTCTCAATATGGACAATCGCCTCAATCACATGCATTCTTTTGAGGTATTTCAGAGATAGATATAATAATTATCGAATCTTTAAAAATGTCTTTTGGCACACTTTTCATCAACTACCACTCTATGCCCATTATCCTAAAGAATATTCTGATATTAATCATTATGGCGTATTCTTTAGTACAGTAATTTTTCCATTCTCCGTTCTTCCAGATTTCATAGGTTTGGCATTATGGGGGGCGGCTAATGCCTGTTTATTGTTCTACGCCATTCGGAAATTACCCCTGAACAGGAATCAGCATTTATTCATTTTCTTATTCTGTATCTATGAACTTTGCACTTCGGTTACTGCACAACAATTTAATATTGGAATAGCTGCTATCATTGTTTTATCTTATTATCTTATAGAACAGAAAAAAGACTTTTGGGCTGCCTTTTTTATTATGTTAGGCACTTTTACCAAAATATATGGAATCGTAGGGCTCGCCTTTCTGCCATTCTCCAAAAACAAGAAAAGCTTCCTGCTCTCTTGCCTGTTTTGGAGCGTATTTATGTTTCTTTTCCCCATGATTTTCACTTCACCATCCTATATATTTGGGCAATATCATTCCTGGTTTGTAGAGCTTATATATAAAAACAATCATAATCTTTTTGCTTATTACCAGAATATCTCTCTATTAGGATTTGTAAGAAAAGTAAGTGGAAGCAACTATTCAGATTTATGGCTAATTATTCCTGGAATTATTCTTTTTTGTCTGCCATATTTAAGAATAAAGCAATATCGTTCTCAAAGTTTCCGAATGATGTTACTGGCCTCCGTATTGCTCTTTGTTGTACTATTCAGTACTGGAAGCGAGTCTAGTTCCTACATTATCGCCATAGTAGGAGTTGCCATCTGGTATATCAAAACTCCTTCAGAAACCAAAACATTAAACATGACTCTTCTGATCTTTGCTTTTTTTATTACCGAGATATCATGCACTGATTTGTTCCCAAAAGAAATACGAAATACCTTTATTATTACTTTTTCGCTTAAGGCATTGCCTTGTATGCTTATTTGGTTTAAAATTTGTTATGAATTATACTTCCTTGACTTTTGTCAAAAAGAAGGTATTCCAAATAATCTAAAATGAATAATAGACAAATAGATTATTTGTGAAATACAATATTTATGTTGTATCTTGCGCCCTCTTTTTATCCATCAATTAATAGCTGTCAATATGAAAATTGCATTTGATGCAAAACGAATTTCACATAATGCTACCGGCCTGGGAAACTACAGCCGATACATCGTTAATATACTATCAAATTATTATCCAGAACATCAATATCAGTTATATTTCCCTTCCAAGGGAAAGAGCAGTCTGCGTGCCCAGCTTCCGGCTAAGCAACAAATAAAAGATTTCTATCCAAAAGGCTTATATTCTGTGTTATGTTTTAAATCTTTGTGGCGTTCTTTTGGCATTGTAAGAGATCTTAAACAAAACTCTCCTGATCTGTTTCACGGTTTAAGTAATGAAATTCCTTTGGGATTAAGAAAAGCGGGAATAAAATCGATAGTAACCATTCACGATCTTATTTTCATGCGATATCCTCTGTTTTATCCTTGGATTGACAGACATATTTATGCTTATAAATTTAAAAAATCCTGCCAGGAAGCCAATAAAATAATCGCAATCAGTGAAATGACAAAAAGAGACATCATTTCTTATTTTCATATTCCTGAAGAAAAAATAAAGGTTATTTATCAAGGATGTGACAAGTCTTTCACACAGGCTGTTTCAGCCGACAAAAAAGCAGAAGTAAGAAGAAAATATAATTTTCCTGAACAGTATATACTTTATGTTGGCAGCATTGAAAGCAGAAAGAATTTATTGCTGGTAGTAAAAGCATTGGGATTACTAAAAGAGAAAGTTCATTTAGTGGCTATAGGAAAACAAACTCCATATACAGAAGTTGTAAAGAAGCATATTGAAGAGTTACATTTGGAAGAGCAAGTTAGCATACTTAGCAATATCCCTTTTGATGAACTCCCAGCCATCTATCAAATGGCTTCATTGTTTACTTACCCTTCATTTTTTGAGGGATTTGGTATACCCATTATTGAGGCACTACATTCCGGAGTACCTGTCATTGCAGCCACCGGATCTTGTTTAGAAGAAGCCGGAGGCCCATGTTCTATTTATGTAGATCCAAATAACGAAATGGAAATGAGTGAGGCTATCAGCAAAGTTCTTTCCGATAAAGATTTGGCTGACAAAATGATTAAACAAGGAAAGGAATATGTCAATCAATTTAATGAGAAAATAGCTAAGGATATAATAGATTTATATAATCAAGTTATAAATGAATAACAAGGGAATATATAACGTTATAATTAAGCAGAATAAAGCATTAATAAAAAGATTAGATTCTTTAATTCCGACTATTTTTGATTAATTTTGCCGCATCTAAACAAAACTAACATCTAGATGAAACAAAAAGTTAAGATCATCATCCCTATCTATCAGAATAAATTATCAGAAAACGATCTTATATCCTTTGAACGATGTTATAAAATTCATTGTCAATACCCAATCATTATCATAAAGCCTGAAGGGCTAGATCTTTCATTTATACATGATAAATACCCTGAAATAGAAGAAGAATCTTTCCTTCCAGAGTATTTTAATAGCATTGATGGTTATAATAGATTAATGCTTTCCCCTGAGTTTTATCAAAGATTTCTTGATACAGAATATATTCTAATTCATCAACTAGACGTTTTTATCTTTAGGGATGAACTTAATGAGTGGTGTAATAAAGGATACGATTACATAGGTGCACCCTGGATTCTTCGACCAATCTATCAAAAGTTCCCAATTAATCTGTGCCGTACTATTAAAGGGCTGTATCTAAACTTGCTATCATTACCGAACAGACAAAAAATATATTTTAAGGTTGGAAATGGCGGCTTGTCTTTACGCCGTACAGAGACTTTCTTCTTTATTGCTAAAAATGACCGTGCAACTATTGAATACTATCTTTCAATGAAAAACAAAGCACATTGTTATAATGAAGATGTTTATTGGGCTATTGAAGCCAAAAATATTCTTCCCAGTTTTTCAATCCCGGACTATAAAGAAGCGTTAATGTTCGCATTCGACAAATATCCTGCCTTATGCTATAAAATGAATGGGAACAGACTACCTTATGGTTGTCATTCATGGACTAAAAAGAAGATGTATAAATTCTGGGAGCCAATATTAAAAGCCATACTTAATAATAAGTAAACTAAACTTTTCTGAAAAAGAAATAGACTGAATTCCTTAACCTAGGCCAACAATACCTAAATATGTTCTTTTTCTTTCCATTATCGACAACCCCGATTATGGGGCAATATTTAACACGCATATGGTTCTTCTTAACATATACATTCAATAAGCGTTCACTCATATATCCCCAAATACGAGCTTGTACAGGATCATATGCAGATATATCAATTCGCTTCTCTAATTCTTCCAATATACAAAAAAGCCAGGTACAATAATCATCATATATCTTTCTATTTGTAACAAACATATTACAGGGAGAAAGCTTATTATTTTTATTCATAACCTCATTATATGCAGGAATATATTCAGGGGTCAGCTCTTTTATGACAGCCTCCAACACTTTCAAATCATCACTTATATGCCTCTTGCCATAATCATGAGATAAATTATAACGATATATTAGTGGCTTTGCTAATATTATATCATATTTCTTAAGAATATTCACGACATCCGAGTCCGAAGTCTCCATATTCTTTAATTCCTCAGTATTTATAGTTGAAGAATTTCTAATATAAAAACCACCTGCTTGAAAATTGAAATATCTTCTGTAATGGCAAAAACCGATATAGTCTATATTTTCACCAATAAGGTTCTTCCATGCCCAATAAACACCTGTTAGTTCGCAATAATTCTTATTCTTGGAACTTATATTATCACCCGTGTCATCTCCTTGTATTCCCAAAGTCAAATCACTTATAGCTTTCCCTACATGAATAGGCATATATGTATCATCGCATAAGAAAACATCCTTCTTATGTACACATACTAATAGTTTCAATTTACTTTCAGCCATAATTTACATATTATTTCACTATGAAAAAGATAAAAAAAGAAGCCTATAATATAATTAAGTTATCACATTTTGAATCTACAAATTGAGCTTTAAAACATTATATACAATCTGATCCATATCGAAATATTTGTATTCAGCCAAACGTCCACCAAAATGCACATGTTCCTCTTTTGCTGACAAACTTCTATATTGTTGTGCAAGCTTCTCATTGGCTTTATCGTTTACAGGGTAATAAGGTTCAGAATCGCTATTTGCTTCTAAGGGAAACTCCCTGGTTATTACAGTTTTATCCTGAGTACCAAATTCAAAATGTTTATGTTCTATGATCCGAGTATAAGGAATTTCAACATCCGTATAATTAATCACCGCATTACCTTGATAATTAGACATATCTAAAATCTCACTTTCAAAACGAAGACTTCTATATTCCAATTTCCCGAGCCTATAGTTATAAAATTCATCAATCTTCCCGGTATAGACTATTTTATCTGCTAGTGATTCGAAAAAATCTCTGTCTTCAAAAAAATCAGTATTACATTTTAACTCAATGCCATTTAAAAGGCTTTCAAATAAATTATTGTAGCCGCCAATTGGAATGCCTTGGTATTTGTCATCAAAATAATTATTATTAAAGGTAAATCGTACTGGCAAACGTTTTATTATAAAAGCTGGCAGTTCAGAGGCTTTTCTCCCCCACTGCTTTTCGGTATATCCTTTTATCAGAATTTCGTAGATATCATTCCCAACCAAAGAAATGGCTTGTTCTTCTAAATTTTTAGGGCTAGTGATACCAAACTCTGTTCGTTGATTCTCAATTATAGTTTTTGCTTCATCTGGAGTTTTTATTCCCCATAATTGATAGAAGGTATTCATATTAAAAGGCAGGTTGTATATCTTGCCTTTATAATTAGCTATAGGTGAATTCGTATATCGGTTGAATTCTGTAAATAAATTTACAAATTCCCAGACTTCTTTTTCTG
This genomic interval from uncultured Bacteroides sp. contains the following:
- a CDS encoding glycosyltransferase family 87 protein, producing MNNKKGTLLNIYLHKDSHLIFSIWTIASITCILLRYFRDRYNNYRIFKNVFWHTFHQLPLYAHYPKEYSDINHYGVFFSTVIFPFSVLPDFIGLALWGAANACLLFYAIRKLPLNRNQHLFIFLFCIYELCTSVTAQQFNIGIAAIIVLSYYLIEQKKDFWAAFFIMLGTFTKIYGIVGLAFLPFSKNKKSFLLSCLFWSVFMFLFPMIFTSPSYIFGQYHSWFVELIYKNNHNLFAYYQNISLLGFVRKVSGSNYSDLWLIIPGIILFCLPYLRIKQYRSQSFRMMLLASVLLFVVLFSTGSESSSYIIAIVGVAIWYIKTPSETKTLNMTLLIFAFFITEISCTDLFPKEIRNTFIITFSLKALPCMLIWFKICYELYFLDFCQKEGIPNNLK
- a CDS encoding glycosyltransferase family 1 protein translates to MKIAFDAKRISHNATGLGNYSRYIVNILSNYYPEHQYQLYFPSKGKSSLRAQLPAKQQIKDFYPKGLYSVLCFKSLWRSFGIVRDLKQNSPDLFHGLSNEIPLGLRKAGIKSIVTIHDLIFMRYPLFYPWIDRHIYAYKFKKSCQEANKIIAISEMTKRDIISYFHIPEEKIKVIYQGCDKSFTQAVSADKKAEVRRKYNFPEQYILYVGSIESRKNLLLVVKALGLLKEKVHLVAIGKQTPYTEVVKKHIEELHLEEQVSILSNIPFDELPAIYQMASLFTYPSFFEGFGIPIIEALHSGVPVIAATGSCLEEAGGPCSIYVDPNNEMEMSEAISKVLSDKDLADKMIKQGKEYVNQFNEKIAKDIIDLYNQVINE
- a CDS encoding DUF5672 family protein, producing MKQKVKIIIPIYQNKLSENDLISFERCYKIHCQYPIIIIKPEGLDLSFIHDKYPEIEEESFLPEYFNSIDGYNRLMLSPEFYQRFLDTEYILIHQLDVFIFRDELNEWCNKGYDYIGAPWILRPIYQKFPINLCRTIKGLYLNLLSLPNRQKIYFKVGNGGLSLRRTETFFFIAKNDRATIEYYLSMKNKAHCYNEDVYWAIEAKNILPSFSIPDYKEALMFAFDKYPALCYKMNGNRLPYGCHSWTKKKMYKFWEPILKAILNNK
- a CDS encoding DUF4422 domain-containing protein, which codes for MAESKLKLLVCVHKKDVFLCDDTYMPIHVGKAISDLTLGIQGDDTGDNISSKNKNYCELTGVYWAWKNLIGENIDYIGFCHYRRYFNFQAGGFYIRNSSTINTEELKNMETSDSDVVNILKKYDIILAKPLIYRYNLSHDYGKRHISDDLKVLEAVIKELTPEYIPAYNEVMNKNNKLSPCNMFVTNRKIYDDYCTWLFCILEELEKRIDISAYDPVQARIWGYMSERLLNVYVKKNHMRVKYCPIIGVVDNGKKKNIFRYCWPRLRNSVYFFFRKV
- the glf gene encoding UDP-galactopyranose mutase, whose protein sequence is MSKQYDFLIIGAGLYGSVFAYKAKQAGKKVLIIDKRSHFGGNLYCENIEGINVHKYGAHIFHTSEKEVWEFVNLFTEFNRYTNSPIANYKGKIYNLPFNMNTFYQLWGIKTPDEAKTIIENQRTEFGITSPKNLEEQAISLVGNDIYEILIKGYTEKQWGRKASELPAFIIKRLPVRFTFNNNYFDDKYQGIPIGGYNNLFESLLNGIELKCNTDFFEDRDFFESLADKIVYTGKIDEFYNYRLGKLEYRSLRFESEILDMSNYQGNAVINYTDVEIPYTRIIEHKHFEFGTQDKTVITREFPLEANSDSEPYYPVNDKANEKLAQQYRSLSAKEEHVHFGGRLAEYKYFDMDQIVYNVLKLNL